A section of the Deltaproteobacteria bacterium genome encodes:
- a CDS encoding NAD(P)-binding domain-containing protein encodes MKIGIVGSGGVAQTLGAGFLKHGHEVMLGTRSPASLDDWRKENGKAKVGSNADAAKFGELLVLAAKGAAAVDSLKLAGAANLAGKTVIDTCNPIDEKKPPVNGVLAYFTGPNESLMERLQKEFPEAKFVKCFNSVGGPFMVNPSFQGGRPSMFICGNDEGAKKQVGGILEQFGWETADMGKVEAARAIEPLCMLWCIPGIAKNDWSPRAFKLLK; translated from the coding sequence ATGAAGATCGGAATCGTCGGCTCGGGCGGCGTCGCGCAGACGCTCGGCGCGGGCTTCTTGAAGCACGGCCACGAGGTCATGCTCGGCACACGCTCTCCGGCCTCGCTCGACGACTGGCGCAAGGAGAACGGCAAGGCGAAGGTGGGCTCCAACGCCGACGCCGCGAAGTTCGGCGAGCTGCTCGTGCTGGCGGCCAAGGGCGCGGCCGCCGTGGACTCGCTCAAGCTGGCGGGCGCCGCGAACCTCGCGGGCAAGACCGTCATCGACACCTGCAACCCCATCGACGAGAAGAAGCCGCCCGTGAACGGCGTGCTCGCCTACTTCACCGGGCCGAACGAGTCGCTGATGGAGCGGCTGCAGAAGGAGTTCCCGGAGGCGAAGTTCGTGAAGTGCTTCAACTCGGTGGGCGGCCCGTTCATGGTGAACCCGAGCTTCCAGGGCGGCCGGCCGAGCATGTTCATCTGCGGCAACGACGAGGGCGCCAAGAAGCAGGTGGGCGGCATCCTCGAGCAGTTCGGCTGGGAGACGGCCGACATGGGCAAGGTGGAGGCGGCGCGCGCCATCGAGCCGCTGTGCATGCTCTGGTGCATCCCCGGCATCGCGAAGAACGACTGGTCGCCGCGCGCGTTCAAGCTGCTGAAGTAG